From a single Fusobacterium ulcerans ATCC 49185 genomic region:
- a CDS encoding autotransporter-associated N-terminal domain-containing protein — protein sequence MRKNDIEKSLKRFLKRKVSYSLSLLIAFMITGGISLGAGITAEEIQETKSDLLTRIQTEREEIKRKIAENERLIKEYNSDFVELVRKGDFYSKPLFNSTQVFLSYQYLDSGKMKDRTDKEFAETIDAINKHYGTKSGRSLLRSSGNIGKDKIMSGNGVAVDTEVFREEIEVGANIVPIEPILPEINKTINVTVGVPTIGGIPSLTSPTVTAPTAPGAIIPPTISVTTPGAVASINVTAPSVPTPTVPEDKTIVKPTVTIPNAVDPTMVVAPTAPTAPVIVPITVNSFSITTDGSGNGDGSWYWNTGGSNGIISQVIMTAGTWNINNFTNNTINSGYDSEITGYSAYMPFQKDGITQYAGAPITNQTYSGTGIGSGKMGIYRIVGSPYSSFGTGTTININSTTRSGTVNTLRQFIHFDPHGEEATLISNITNATTDEKAKAQAYYDIAKANNGMAAGHERAMFLTLKGDINLTGNTINVVGLQGHSYGDASAQGSSQVFVFNTGNIKINGEKNAIYAYTAEGDAAHRYFTFSNHALDGQTGSMKIEGTSSKNNAMVVFDRQNTGINHVLSFFNDGLMEIEDGSQNIGVFIGTGINKGTVELNAPIIISGGTNNVAVYHGAQGVGPTNQLAQQSVLKADITGGTKNVGYFTEFAQTLNDATGTKPNHAFTISGTAKNSIGVYSKANINIGTGSVVLAGGTNNVGLYTESGSIISKGSIEFGTGTSAGNVGAYAKNGYSITVDSAKTTGTSTNGTLLYSDGGTINVTSDVSAIGMQVTGADTSNKNNSMLAFSTGGGTINLSNNTLGSSLAPDVDVTGMALSDSSSMYRGIGLMSDGGTINALSPVYIKVTNGAAGVASINTNGNINIAAGSTIEVDNGYAVYSDGTGKINMQNSTIILGGNATAFDIYKSGVNPLTVTGTTVKVVSNDVIVFNVKNITAPLNVSTLEASINPGVTVTNDGIHTQYIEAAVDKATINIDTVLNKADTSGASFYFFNRFIAQNTILNVNQNVTSELATSQTANFKGQVIALEMNASKSAVSNATSQINIASSATVKAARTDTGAGAVGAFINYGQINNDGTIEIQKGYTSVKGGAGVFATNGSKVDNKSGAIIDVYGEEALGIYATAWRKTSLGTLAGEEFGAAALNQGETSVVNNGNITTNGDNSVGIYLENNSRDASLAGGMNREISAANNETITVGKDSIGIYASGTGTGYETETKIGNTGTIKVGENSTGIYGENAVTVTDIGNLELGKGATGVALSPDSKLDLSATFGTITTTGGDSDRVIMAIHGDTSSPSATSIVMPGGTLDTSSISNMTSLYVQGANGASTDTATVLKIGASGVGIYVNNGSASNDGKIEMTSGKTNAVGMYTKKGTVTNTNTGTIEVGDSTQLGMVGVSTDAILTNTGIIDLKGTGAAGIVVQNGATITDSGASNIAFSSTKSFGIAADNANVVLNGGNVSIANTGENIYVYAKNNSNTTINGALTIDGIAANPTKKSVGIYLDGINTLINNSTLTAVNGSIGVYANGANSLTNGIYNSTGDNTVGIYFTNGGTLANTTVNSGSSSGNSVGVYAAGGQVNISGGLTLNIGTSGNTGTGMYFANGASATGDTITVTNGSATSSNIGLYYTGTGSTTHGANLILAGANREVGIFADGGLNLTNTSNITDNTATGSVGVLVGGGSTYIGTGVFTANTAGTAIGYFVNNGTAENGNSIDITGAGAASVGMVASALSGTATVTNTGNINTSSNVGMAVLTGTGTSAGINTGTINVTTGTGVYVEGANAGFNGAGGTINLTGAGTGIVLDNTGAGKVTNAGTITLAVNSVGIYGDNAKIDFPVTINGTSGTGIYAENGSVVSGTINAGNSKDTVAVYLADSTASVNGAVITAGGVTSTSSIGLYLGGTGLTHTVGNSTINAPTSGTIGILTDNGNTMNYSATTNVGNGAIGMYLKGAGTTLNANAGTINITGTGIGVLVDTGATANLGTTGTLTVNFNGGGGILSFNNGGTVNLGANITIGSGTGTLAATKDGNLSNSGTITIGNGSAGLLGVYSAGGPYTVSNTSTGVINVQAGGLGLVATGTGAAVTVKNDNIINVTGQDAVGMYADVGNIDNALGTINVTNSGIGMYLVGSGSILNFGTLNVTKGVGYVVNGATLGGATGTVTLHAGDANNYSIGGYYLNTSGIINLPAITDADYSIKAAIYGGTNTVTGAVTASGGQNKIGIFASNSTTTLGTVTAGGKGNIGVYGTNSNLDISGIAVTNSTLTAAEDMSVGVVLSGGSFNGSGNVSVGDNGIGLYATGIQGGNNIIHNGGTLHVGNSSLGFYGEGVGAGTKNLTVNTTGITIGTMNAVGVYVKDMNTDVTGNMTIGKGSSVGIASIGNGNIDYTGSITINDKADKAASVGIYKKEGTGIIDTSAGNWTVGAGGYGIYVQQAKVTKDASGNEISTMTSNSAVINNSADMTLGMSSVGIFSNGANTVNNSGDITVGETFVPGGNHSDVTEHLNSVGIYGAGETKIYNAAGATIKVHEDHSVGVYVDGTNTRFENHGIIDIDNGGVGVIVRNGAIAVNEIGGVITLGANAAACGAVNVGMSASGSGSTIENRGIITINSGVGMTIENQAILRNTGTINVNNGVGITGSGTIENRGTMNVAPGAVGEGAGGLATANVGAVTITPDGTIKINGNYTSIGGTLSTAGNIIVDGAYVDVTTGTPLFNANSVSGEVRLLPNFASTGNGISYEIDGFVNTAMGTITGTKLTPVTSPLFIAKVTDKGSLVIAKRPYADLVIGEQFDALHKGLDNILKNSGGNGRDADILKGLNEYLEGLPADQFERETSLKLAETRGDIYATIQGRMQDINQAFDNSFYELESSYNLTKDSSKYSVIYTDGKYRDSTLGIDDYDYKVMGLLYMKEKEGTEYGSKYGYTIGFAGSKFDFDDGGSKEDVYSLRVGAHRVKNLSEEHKVSWLSRIELGYNRHIAKRKLNLHETFENKGEYNTYSVALDNRLTKVIYTDLSRQLDVYADLDLEYGKIDDFKESAGSKGGLEVQIKDNDYLSAQAGAGVKASQRIYAGNDISVKVTADVKYAYEFGDNYDGNKARLKNGEEGYYSLITPEEREGKLSGKIGLTIEKANHMGVTFEVEAADENHKKDSSIKYGVRFNYKF from the coding sequence ATGAGAAAAAATGACATTGAAAAATCTTTAAAGAGATTTTTGAAAAGAAAGGTCAGTTATTCTCTTTCGCTTTTGATAGCCTTCATGATAACAGGAGGAATATCTTTAGGTGCAGGAATAACAGCAGAGGAAATACAGGAAACTAAAAGCGATCTTTTAACTAGGATACAAACAGAACGAGAAGAAATAAAAAGAAAAATAGCAGAAAATGAAAGATTAATAAAAGAATATAATTCAGATTTTGTGGAACTTGTAAGAAAAGGAGATTTTTATTCAAAACCTCTATTCAACAGTACACAGGTATTTCTTTCATATCAATATTTAGATAGTGGAAAAATGAAAGATAGAACAGATAAAGAGTTTGCAGAAACTATAGATGCAATCAATAAGCATTATGGAACAAAGAGCGGAAGGAGTCTGCTTAGATCTTCTGGAAACATTGGAAAAGATAAAATAATGTCTGGAAATGGAGTAGCTGTAGATACTGAAGTATTTAGAGAGGAAATAGAAGTGGGGGCAAATATTGTTCCTATTGAACCAATACTTCCTGAAATAAATAAAACAATAAATGTAACTGTAGGAGTTCCTACAATTGGTGGAATTCCAAGTTTGACATCACCAACAGTAACAGCACCAACAGCACCAGGAGCAATTATTCCTCCAACGATTAGTGTAACAACACCTGGAGCAGTTGCTTCAATAAACGTAACAGCACCAAGTGTACCTACACCAACAGTGCCAGAGGATAAGACTATTGTTAAACCAACTGTAACAATTCCAAATGCAGTAGACCCAACAATGGTTGTAGCCCCAACAGCCCCAACAGCCCCTGTTATTGTTCCTATAACAGTAAATTCTTTTAGTATAACAACAGATGGTTCTGGTAACGGTGATGGATCTTGGTATTGGAATACTGGAGGTTCAAATGGAATTATTTCACAAGTAATTATGACTGCAGGTACATGGAATATAAATAATTTTACAAATAATACTATTAATTCAGGATATGATAGTGAAATTACAGGATATTCAGCCTATATGCCTTTTCAAAAAGATGGAATAACACAATATGCAGGAGCACCAATAACTAATCAAACCTATAGTGGAACTGGAATTGGTTCAGGTAAAATGGGAATTTACAGAATAGTAGGATCTCCTTATTCTTCTTTTGGAACTGGAACAACTATTAATATAAATTCAACTACAAGAAGTGGAACTGTAAATACTCTAAGACAGTTTATTCACTTTGATCCACATGGTGAAGAGGCTACATTAATATCAAATATCACTAATGCTACAACAGATGAAAAAGCAAAGGCGCAAGCTTATTATGACATAGCCAAAGCAAATAATGGAATGGCTGCTGGACATGAAAGAGCGATGTTTTTAACTTTAAAAGGAGATATTAATTTAACTGGAAATACAATAAATGTAGTTGGATTACAAGGACATTCATATGGAGATGCTTCTGCTCAAGGGTCTTCACAAGTATTTGTATTCAATACTGGTAATATAAAAATAAATGGTGAAAAAAATGCAATCTATGCTTATACAGCGGAAGGAGATGCTGCACATAGATATTTCACATTTTCAAATCATGCATTAGATGGACAAACAGGAAGCATGAAAATAGAAGGCACTTCAAGTAAAAATAATGCTATGGTTGTTTTTGACAGACAAAATACTGGAATTAATCATGTGCTAAGTTTTTTTAATGATGGTTTAATGGAAATAGAGGATGGAAGTCAAAATATAGGAGTATTTATAGGAACTGGAATTAATAAAGGTACAGTTGAATTAAATGCCCCAATTATAATAAGCGGTGGAACAAATAATGTGGCAGTATATCATGGAGCTCAAGGAGTAGGACCTACAAATCAGTTGGCACAACAATCAGTATTAAAGGCTGATATTACAGGTGGAACAAAAAATGTAGGTTATTTTACAGAATTTGCTCAAACTTTAAATGATGCTACTGGAACAAAGCCAAATCATGCTTTCACAATATCTGGAACAGCAAAAAATTCAATTGGTGTTTATTCAAAAGCTAATATAAATATAGGAACTGGATCTGTAGTATTAGCAGGAGGAACAAATAATGTAGGTTTATATACAGAAAGTGGAAGTATAATTTCTAAAGGTAGTATAGAATTTGGAACAGGAACTTCTGCTGGAAATGTTGGAGCATATGCAAAAAATGGGTATTCAATTACAGTTGATTCTGCTAAAACAACAGGAACTTCAACTAATGGAACATTGTTATATTCAGATGGAGGGACTATTAATGTAACTTCAGATGTGTCAGCAATAGGAATGCAGGTAACAGGAGCAGATACTTCTAATAAGAATAACTCTATGTTGGCTTTTTCAACTGGTGGAGGAACTATCAATTTATCAAATAATACACTTGGGTCATCTTTAGCACCAGATGTTGATGTTACAGGAATGGCTTTAAGTGATTCTTCTAGTATGTATAGAGGAATAGGATTAATGTCAGATGGTGGAACTATTAATGCTCTATCTCCTGTATATATAAAAGTTACAAATGGTGCTGCTGGAGTAGCCTCAATAAATACAAATGGAAACATAAATATAGCAGCAGGCTCAACAATAGAAGTAGATAATGGATATGCTGTATACAGTGATGGAACTGGAAAAATAAATATGCAAAATTCAACAATAATACTTGGTGGAAATGCTACAGCATTTGATATCTATAAATCAGGAGTAAATCCATTAACAGTAACAGGAACAACAGTAAAAGTAGTTTCTAATGATGTAATAGTTTTTAATGTTAAAAATATCACAGCACCACTAAATGTAAGTACATTAGAAGCTTCGATAAATCCAGGAGTAACAGTAACAAATGATGGAATTCATACTCAATATATAGAGGCAGCAGTGGATAAAGCTACAATAAATATAGATACTGTACTGAATAAAGCCGATACATCTGGGGCTTCATTCTACTTTTTTAATAGGTTTATAGCACAAAATACTATTTTAAATGTAAATCAAAATGTTACATCAGAACTTGCTACATCTCAAACTGCTAACTTTAAAGGACAGGTAATAGCTCTTGAAATGAATGCAAGTAAAAGTGCTGTATCAAATGCTACATCACAGATTAATATAGCTTCATCAGCAACAGTAAAAGCAGCCAGAACAGATACAGGAGCTGGAGCAGTTGGGGCATTTATTAACTATGGTCAAATAAATAATGATGGAACTATTGAAATACAGAAAGGATATACTTCTGTAAAAGGTGGAGCTGGTGTATTTGCAACAAATGGGTCAAAAGTGGATAATAAATCTGGAGCGATAATTGATGTTTATGGAGAGGAAGCACTGGGTATCTATGCGACAGCATGGAGAAAAACTTCTTTAGGAACTTTAGCTGGGGAAGAATTTGGAGCTGCAGCTTTAAATCAAGGAGAAACTTCAGTAGTAAATAATGGAAATATAACAACTAATGGAGATAATTCAGTAGGAATATATCTGGAAAATAACAGTAGAGATGCTAGTTTAGCTGGTGGAATGAACAGAGAGATATCAGCTGCAAATAATGAAACTATAACTGTTGGAAAAGATTCTATAGGTATATATGCTAGTGGAACTGGAACAGGATATGAAACTGAAACAAAAATAGGAAATACAGGAACAATAAAAGTAGGAGAAAATTCTACAGGAATATATGGAGAAAATGCTGTAACTGTAACAGATATTGGAAATCTTGAATTAGGAAAAGGAGCTACAGGTGTTGCTTTAAGTCCAGACTCAAAGTTGGATCTATCAGCAACTTTTGGAACAATAACAACAACAGGGGGAGATAGTGACAGAGTTATAATGGCAATTCATGGGGATACAAGTTCTCCATCAGCAACTTCAATAGTAATGCCTGGAGGGACATTAGATACTAGTTCAATAAGCAATATGACTTCATTGTATGTTCAAGGAGCAAATGGAGCTTCCACTGATACTGCTACTGTACTGAAAATAGGAGCAAGTGGAGTAGGAATTTATGTAAATAATGGAAGTGCATCTAATGATGGAAAAATAGAAATGACATCTGGAAAAACAAATGCTGTTGGAATGTACACTAAAAAAGGGACAGTTACTAATACTAATACTGGAACTATTGAAGTAGGAGATTCTACTCAATTAGGAATGGTAGGAGTAAGTACTGATGCTATTTTAACAAATACAGGAATAATTGACTTAAAAGGAACTGGAGCAGCAGGAATAGTTGTACAAAATGGTGCAACAATTACAGACAGTGGAGCTTCAAATATAGCTTTCAGTTCAACAAAATCTTTTGGTATAGCAGCAGATAATGCAAATGTTGTACTAAATGGAGGAAATGTATCAATTGCCAATACAGGAGAAAATATCTATGTTTATGCTAAAAATAATTCAAATACAACAATAAATGGAGCATTAACAATAGATGGAATAGCAGCTAATCCTACAAAAAAATCTGTAGGAATCTACTTAGATGGAATTAATACTTTAATTAATAATTCAACTTTAACAGCAGTAAATGGTTCAATAGGTGTATATGCAAATGGAGCTAATTCTCTGACAAATGGAATATACAATTCTACTGGGGACAATACAGTAGGAATCTATTTCACAAATGGAGGAACTTTAGCTAATACTACAGTAAATTCAGGATCTTCATCTGGAAATTCAGTAGGAGTATATGCTGCAGGTGGACAAGTAAATATATCTGGAGGCCTTACTTTAAATATAGGAACAAGTGGTAATACTGGTACAGGAATGTATTTTGCTAATGGAGCATCAGCGACTGGAGATACAATTACAGTTACTAATGGTTCTGCAACTTCATCTAACATAGGACTATACTACACAGGAACAGGCAGTACAACTCATGGAGCTAACTTAATATTAGCTGGAGCAAATAGAGAAGTAGGAATTTTTGCAGATGGAGGCTTAAATTTAACAAATACCAGCAATATAACAGATAATACAGCTACTGGTTCTGTTGGTGTTCTAGTAGGCGGGGGTTCAACATATATAGGAACAGGAGTATTCACAGCAAATACAGCTGGAACTGCAATTGGATACTTTGTAAATAATGGAACTGCTGAAAATGGAAATAGTATAGATATTACTGGTGCTGGAGCAGCTTCAGTTGGAATGGTAGCTTCTGCTTTATCAGGAACAGCAACAGTTACAAATACTGGAAATATAAATACTTCAAGTAATGTAGGAATGGCTGTTTTGACAGGAACAGGAACAAGTGCAGGAATAAATACAGGAACTATAAATGTAACAACAGGAACTGGAGTATATGTAGAAGGAGCAAATGCAGGATTTAATGGAGCTGGAGGAACAATAAATCTGACAGGGGCAGGAACTGGTATTGTCCTTGATAATACAGGAGCTGGAAAAGTAACAAATGCAGGAACTATAACTCTTGCTGTTAATTCAGTAGGGATATATGGAGATAATGCTAAAATAGATTTTCCTGTTACTATTAATGGAACATCAGGAACTGGTATATATGCAGAAAATGGTTCAGTAGTATCTGGAACTATAAATGCTGGAAATTCAAAAGATACAGTTGCGGTCTATCTAGCAGATAGCACAGCTAGCGTAAATGGAGCAGTAATCACAGCTGGAGGAGTTACAAGTACATCATCTATTGGACTATATCTTGGAGGAACAGGACTTACTCATACAGTAGGAAATTCTACAATAAATGCTCCTACATCAGGAACTATAGGAATCCTTACAGACAATGGAAATACAATGAACTATTCTGCAACTACAAATGTAGGAAATGGTGCAATAGGAATGTATTTAAAAGGAGCAGGAACTACACTTAATGCCAATGCAGGAACTATAAACATAACAGGAACTGGAATAGGAGTATTGGTAGATACAGGAGCAACAGCAAATCTAGGAACAACTGGAACTCTTACAGTAAACTTTAATGGTGGAGGAGGAATACTTTCATTTAACAATGGAGGTACAGTAAATCTTGGAGCTAATATAACTATTGGAAGTGGAACAGGAACATTAGCTGCTACAAAAGATGGAAACCTTTCTAACTCAGGAACTATCACAATAGGAAATGGTTCAGCTGGACTTCTTGGAGTATATAGTGCTGGAGGACCATATACTGTATCAAATACTTCAACAGGGGTTATAAATGTACAGGCTGGAGGACTTGGACTGGTAGCTACAGGAACAGGAGCTGCAGTAACTGTGAAAAATGATAATATCATAAATGTAACTGGACAAGATGCAGTAGGTATGTATGCTGATGTTGGAAACATTGATAATGCTTTAGGAACAATAAATGTAACTAATAGTGGTATAGGAATGTATCTGGTAGGTTCAGGAAGTATTTTAAATTTTGGAACATTAAATGTTACAAAGGGTGTTGGATATGTAGTTAATGGAGCAACATTGGGAGGAGCAACTGGGACAGTAACTCTTCATGCAGGAGATGCAAATAATTACTCTATTGGAGGATATTATTTAAATACTTCTGGAATTATAAATCTTCCAGCAATAACAGATGCTGATTATTCAATTAAGGCAGCTATCTATGGTGGGACAAATACAGTAACTGGAGCAGTAACAGCAAGTGGCGGACAAAATAAAATAGGAATATTTGCTTCAAATTCCACTACAACATTAGGAACAGTAACTGCAGGAGGAAAAGGAAACATTGGAGTATATGGAACAAATAGTAATTTAGATATAAGTGGAATAGCTGTAACTAATTCAACTCTTACTGCTGCAGAAGATATGTCTGTAGGAGTAGTATTAAGTGGTGGAAGCTTTAATGGAAGTGGAAATGTTTCTGTTGGAGATAATGGAATCGGACTATATGCAACTGGTATTCAAGGTGGAAATAATATAATACATAATGGAGGAACTCTTCATGTTGGAAACTCATCACTTGGATTCTATGGTGAAGGAGTTGGAGCAGGAACTAAGAACTTAACTGTAAATACTACAGGAATAACTATTGGAACAATGAATGCAGTAGGAGTCTATGTTAAAGATATGAATACTGATGTAACAGGAAATATGACTATAGGAAAAGGATCAAGTGTAGGAATAGCAAGTATAGGAAATGGAAATATAGACTATACAGGATCTATAACTATTAATGATAAAGCAGACAAAGCAGCATCAGTAGGAATCTATAAAAAGGAAGGAACAGGAATTATAGATACTTCAGCAGGAAACTGGACAGTTGGAGCTGGAGGTTATGGAATCTATGTACAACAGGCAAAAGTAACCAAAGATGCATCAGGAAATGAAATATCAACTATGACTTCTAACTCTGCTGTAATTAATAATAGTGCAGATATGACATTAGGAATGTCATCAGTAGGGATATTCTCTAATGGAGCTAATACAGTTAATAATTCTGGGGATATAACTGTAGGAGAAACTTTTGTTCCTGGAGGAAATCACTCTGATGTAACAGAACATCTGAACTCAGTTGGAATCTATGGAGCAGGGGAAACTAAGATTTACAATGCAGCAGGAGCTACAATAAAAGTTCATGAAGATCATTCAGTTGGAGTGTATGTTGATGGAACCAACACTAGATTTGAGAACCATGGAATAATTGATATAGACAATGGTGGAGTTGGAGTTATTGTAAGAAATGGAGCAATAGCAGTAAATGAAATTGGAGGAGTTATTACATTAGGGGCAAATGCAGCTGCATGTGGAGCTGTTAATGTAGGAATGTCTGCATCTGGTTCTGGAAGTACAATAGAGAACAGAGGAATAATAACAATAAATTCTGGAGTAGGAATGACTATTGAAAATCAGGCAATTCTAAGAAATACAGGAACAATAAATGTTAATAATGGAGTAGGAATAACAGGAAGTGGAACAATAGAAAATAGAGGAACAATGAATGTAGCTCCAGGAGCAGTAGGTGAAGGAGCAGGAGGATTAGCTACAGCTAATGTTGGAGCTGTTACAATTACACCAGATGGGACTATTAAAATCAATGGAAACTATACTTCTATAGGAGGAACTCTTTCTACTGCAGGAAATATAATAGTAGATGGAGCATATGTTGATGTAACAACTGGAACACCTCTATTTAATGCAAACAGTGTAAGTGGAGAAGTAAGACTGCTTCCAAATTTTGCATCAACAGGAAATGGTATTTCTTATGAGATAGATGGTTTTGTAAATACAGCAATGGGAACAATTACTGGAACAAAACTTACTCCTGTAACATCACCTCTATTTATTGCAAAAGTAACAGATAAGGGAAGTCTTGTTATTGCTAAAAGACCATACGCAGATTTAGTAATAGGAGAACAGTTTGATGCTTTACATAAAGGATTGGACAACATACTTAAAAATAGTGGTGGAAATGGAAGAGATGCTGATATTCTAAAAGGATTAAATGAATATCTGGAAGGACTTCCAGCAGATCAATTTGAAAGAGAAACATCGTTAAAACTGGCTGAAACAAGAGGGGATATCTACGCAACTATTCAAGGCAGAATGCAGGATATCAATCAGGCCTTTGATAACTCTTTCTATGAACTTGAATCTTCATATAATCTGACTAAAGACAGCAGTAAATACAGTGTGATCTATACTGATGGAAAATATAGAGATTCTACATTAGGAATAGATGACTATGACTATAAAGTAATGGGACTTCTATATATGAAAGAGAAAGAAGGAACAGAGTATGGAAGCAAATATGGATATACAATAGGATTTGCAGGATCGAAGTTTGACTTTGATGATGGTGGATCAAAAGAGGATGTGTACTCATTAAGAGTAGGAGCACACAGAGTTAAAAATCTAAGTGAGGAACATAAAGTATCATGGCTGTCAAGAATAGAGCTTGGATACAATAGACATATTGCTAAGAGAAAACTTAACCTTCATGAAACATTTGAAAATAAGGGAGAGTATAATACATACTCTGTAGCACTTGATAACAGACTTACAAAAGTAATCTATACAGACTTGTCTAGACAGCTGGATGTATATGCTGATTTAGACTTGGAATATGGAAAAATAGATGACTTTAAAGAAAGTGCTGGAAGCAAAGGCGGACTTGAAGTGCAGATTAAAGATAATGACTACTTAAGCGCACAGGCAGGGGCAGGAGTGAAGGCATCCCAAAGAATCTATGCAGGAAATGACATCTCAGTAAAAGTAACAGCAGATGTGAAATATGCATATGAATTTGGAGATAACTATGATGGAAACAAAGCAAGACTTAAAAATGGAGAAGAAGGATATTACAGTCTGATAACTCCAGAAGAAAGAGAAGGAAAATTAAGTGGAAAAATTGGACTTACAATAGAAAAGGCTAACCACATGGGAGTAACATTTGAAGTGGAAGCAGCAGATGAAAATCATAAAAAAGATTCATCAATCAAATATGGAGTAAGATTCAATTACAAATTCTAA